A stretch of the Clostridium botulinum genome encodes the following:
- the rpsD gene encoding 30S ribosomal protein S4: protein MARYIGATCRLCRREGMKLFLKGDRCYTDKCAFARRSYAPGQHGQGRKKLSNYGIQLREKQKARRIYGILEAQFRKYYEKAETMRGITGENLLRLLEMRLDNVVYRLGFGSSRSEARQLVTHGHFLVNGKKVDIASFKVSAGDVITVREKSRGTEKFKTFAENPKTLPAWLQGNVENFEGKVIAEPTRTDIDVPVNETLIVELYSK from the coding sequence ATGGCTAGATACATTGGAGCTACATGTAGATTATGTAGAAGAGAAGGTATGAAACTATTTCTAAAAGGGGATAGATGTTATACAGACAAATGTGCATTTGCAAGAAGAAGCTATGCACCAGGACAACACGGACAAGGCAGAAAGAAACTTTCTAACTATGGAATTCAATTAAGAGAAAAACAAAAAGCTAGAAGAATCTATGGAATTCTTGAAGCACAATTTAGAAAATACTACGAAAAAGCTGAAACAATGAGAGGAATCACAGGTGAAAACCTATTAAGACTTCTTGAAATGAGATTAGATAACGTAGTATATAGATTAGGATTTGGAAGTTCTAGATCAGAAGCTAGACAATTAGTTACACATGGACATTTCTTAGTAAATGGTAAAAAAGTTGATATAGCATCTTTCAAAGTAAGCGCTGGAGATGTTATAACTGTTCGTGAAAAGAGCAGAGGTACTGAAAAGTTCAAAACTTTTGCTGAAAATCCAAAAACATTACCAGCTTGGTTACAAGGAAATGTAGAAAACTTTGAAGGAAAAGTTATTGCTGAGCCAACTAGAACTGATATTGATGTTCCAGTAAACGAAACATTAATTGTTGAGTTATATAGTAAGTAA
- the rpsK gene encoding 30S ribosomal protein S11 codes for MAKANTRKTRRKKERKNIEHGCAHIKSTFNNSIVTITDAVGNALSWSSAGALGFKGSRKSTPFAAQMAAETAATSAMEHGLKSIEVYVKGPGAGREAAIRSLQAAGLEITLIKDVTPIPHNGCRPPKRRRV; via the coding sequence GTGGCTAAGGCAAATACAAGAAAGACTAGAAGAAAAAAGGAAAGAAAGAATATAGAGCACGGTTGTGCACATATAAAATCAACCTTTAACAATTCAATAGTTACAATAACTGATGCAGTTGGTAATGCATTATCTTGGTCAAGTGCGGGAGCTTTAGGCTTTAAAGGATCAAGAAAAAGCACACCATTTGCAGCTCAAATGGCTGCCGAAACAGCAGCAACAAGTGCAATGGAACATGGTTTGAAGAGCATCGAAGTATATGTAAAAGGACCAGGAGCTGGTAGAGAAGCTGCTATAAGATCATTACAAGCTGCAGGACTTGAAATTACTTTAATAAAGGATGTTACACCAATACCACACAACGGTTGTAGACCACCAAAGAGAAGAAGAGTTTAG
- the rpsM gene encoding 30S ribosomal protein S13, protein MARIAGIDLPKEKRVEVGLTYIYGIGINRSRQILKETGVNPETRVKDLSEEEVNTIRDFIGKNFVIEGDLRRTIALDIKRLVEIGCYRGIRHRRGLPVRGQKTKTNARTRKGPKRAISGKKNK, encoded by the coding sequence ATGGCTAGAATAGCTGGTATCGACCTACCAAAGGAAAAAAGAGTTGAAGTGGGTTTAACTTACATCTACGGGATTGGAATAAACAGATCTCGTCAGATTCTTAAAGAAACAGGAGTTAATCCAGAAACTAGAGTTAAAGATTTAAGTGAAGAAGAAGTAAATACAATAAGAGATTTCATCGGTAAGAACTTTGTTATCGAAGGAGATTTAAGAAGAACAATAGCTCTTGATATAAAGAGATTAGTTGAAATAGGATGTTACAGAGGAATCAGACATAGAAGAGGACTTCCAGTAAGAGGACAAAAGACTAAGACAAACGCTAGAACTAGAAAAGGCCCAAAGAGAGCTATTAGTGGTAAGAAAAACAAATAG
- the rpmJ gene encoding 50S ribosomal protein L36 — MKVRPSVKPICEKCKVIKRKGKVMVICENPKHKQKQG, encoded by the coding sequence ATGAAAGTAAGACCATCAGTAAAACCTATTTGTGAAAAATGTAAAGTTATAAAGAGAAAAGGTAAAGTAATGGTTATATGTGAAAATCCTAAACATAAGCAAAAACAAGGTTAA
- the infA gene encoding translation initiation factor IF-1: MSKDDVIEMQGTVLEALPNAMFQIQLESGQTILAHVSGKLRMNFIRILPGDKVTVELSPYDLTRGRITWRAK; the protein is encoded by the coding sequence ATGTCAAAAGATGATGTAATAGAAATGCAAGGTACAGTGTTAGAAGCTTTGCCTAATGCTATGTTTCAAATTCAGTTAGAAAGCGGTCAAACAATATTAGCACATGTATCTGGTAAACTAAGAATGAATTTCATAAGAATTTTACCAGGTGATAAAGTAACAGTTGAGCTTTCTCCATATGATTTAACAAGAGGTAGAATAACTTGGAGAGCTAAATAG
- a CDS encoding KOW domain-containing RNA-binding protein has product MNYNELIGRIACSKTGRDQGKQFIILNVIDNKYVNIIDGDLRTVRRPKRKKIKHLKITDEVIENANELLISNDSIINIKVKKFLKNRDAIKEG; this is encoded by the coding sequence ATGAATTATAACGAACTTATAGGAAGAATTGCATGCTCCAAAACTGGAAGAGATCAAGGAAAACAGTTTATAATATTAAATGTAATTGATAATAAATACGTGAATATTATAGATGGTGATTTAAGAACAGTAAGAAGACCTAAAAGAAAAAAGATAAAGCATTTAAAAATTACTGATGAGGTAATAGAAAATGCAAATGAGCTTTTAATATCTAATGATAGTATTATTAATATAAAAGTAAAAAAGTTTTTGAAAAATAGGGACGCTATTAAGGAGGGTTAA
- the map gene encoding type I methionyl aminopeptidase, whose translation MITIKNSREIEYMRQAGKVVGETLALLEKSVRPGITTKDLDRIAEEYIRKCNAIPSFKGYYGFPASICTSVNEEVVHGIPDNRVLHEGDIVSVDCGAILNGYHGDAARTFAVGNISKEAENLIKVTKKSFFKGVENAIVGNRLTDISSAIQQYAESQGYSVVRDYVGHGIGTAMHEEPEVPNFGKAGRGPKLVEGMVLAIEPMINIGEFYVEVLSNDWTVVTRDRKLSAHYENTVAILKDGPEILTLG comes from the coding sequence ATGATAACTATAAAAAATTCCAGGGAAATCGAATATATGCGACAAGCTGGAAAAGTAGTTGGTGAAACCCTAGCTCTTTTAGAGAAATCTGTAAGACCAGGAATAACAACGAAGGATTTGGATAGAATAGCAGAAGAATACATAAGAAAGTGTAATGCTATTCCATCTTTTAAAGGATACTATGGTTTTCCTGCTTCAATATGCACTTCTGTTAATGAGGAAGTTGTTCATGGAATCCCAGATAATAGAGTGCTTCATGAAGGTGACATAGTAAGTGTTGACTGTGGAGCTATATTAAATGGGTATCATGGAGATGCAGCGAGAACTTTTGCTGTAGGAAATATATCAAAAGAAGCTGAAAACTTAATTAAAGTTACTAAAAAGAGTTTCTTTAAAGGAGTAGAAAATGCTATAGTCGGTAATAGACTAACTGATATATCATCCGCAATTCAGCAATATGCTGAGTCTCAAGGGTACTCTGTAGTCAGGGATTATGTAGGTCATGGTATTGGAACAGCAATGCACGAAGAACCTGAAGTTCCTAACTTTGGAAAGGCCGGAAGAGGACCCAAATTAGTGGAAGGTATGGTTTTAGCAATCGAACCAATGATTAACATTGGGGAGTTTTATGTGGAAGTTTTATCAAATGATTGGACAGTAGTTACTAGAGATAGAAAATTATCAGCTCATTATGAAAATACCGTGGCCATATTAAAAGACGGGCCTGAAATATTGACTTTAGGTTAA
- a CDS encoding adenylate kinase, translated as MRMILLGPPGAGKGTQAKLISEKYSIPHISTGDIFRKNISEKTPLGVKAKEYMDKGQLVPDELTIDLVNDRLTHEDCKTGFLLDGFPRTVKQAEALENFLNKNDQNLDTALLINVPSSFILERMTGRRVCPSCGASYHIKFNPPKIEGLCDVCKAEVIQRKDDTEETVKERIEVYDRQTQPLVDFYASKDQLFVVDGTQSIDQVFETISNHIEGDK; from the coding sequence ATGAGAATGATTTTGTTAGGACCTCCTGGAGCAGGGAAAGGTACGCAAGCAAAATTAATAAGTGAGAAATACTCTATTCCTCATATATCTACAGGTGATATATTTAGAAAAAATATATCAGAAAAAACACCTTTAGGCGTAAAAGCTAAAGAATATATGGATAAGGGACAATTGGTTCCAGATGAATTAACTATAGATTTAGTTAATGATAGATTGACACATGAAGATTGTAAGACTGGCTTTTTATTAGATGGATTTCCTAGGACAGTAAAGCAAGCAGAAGCTTTAGAAAATTTTTTAAACAAAAATGATCAAAATTTAGATACTGCATTGCTCATAAATGTTCCTAGTAGTTTTATACTTGAAAGAATGACAGGAAGAAGAGTTTGCCCATCATGTGGTGCAAGTTATCATATAAAATTCAACCCTCCTAAAATTGAAGGACTATGTGATGTTTGCAAAGCTGAAGTTATTCAAAGGAAAGATGATACTGAGGAAACTGTAAAAGAAAGAATCGAAGTGTATGATAGACAAACTCAACCATTAGTAGATTTTTATGCGTCTAAGGATCAATTATTTGTGGTTGATGGTACACAATCAATTGATCAGGTTTTTGAAACCATTTCTAATCACATAGAAGGCGATAAATAG
- the secY gene encoding preprotein translocase subunit SecY, whose product MSTLRNAWKVPELRKRILFTLFMVAIIRMGNHIPVPGIDTGALANITKAGTLFSFYDLMSGGALSNFSIFAMGVIPYINSSIIFQLLTIAIPSLEQLSKEGEEGRKKIQNYTRYTAIVLGALQSFGTYALIRNQGVATNLGKFDIFLMVLTLTTASTFLMWLGDQITVKGIGNGISLIIFVNIISRLPEKIFKINSLQQNQSVSIVQVIFLVMLIILLFTGVVIATLAERRIPIQYAAKNSGGRMLKGQSTHIPINMNSSAIIAIIFAMSVTQFPKTIGSFWPESTFNKIIVMGKYSIFNPDTWLYAVFTAVLIIFFTWFYTEVTFKPDEMAENIHKSAGFVPGVRPGEATARFIERVLVKVSILGGIFATVIALIPMVFESIGAFKGISLGGTALLIEVGVALDFMRVLESQLVMRHYKGFLK is encoded by the coding sequence ATGTCAACCTTACGTAACGCTTGGAAAGTTCCCGAATTAAGAAAGAGAATTTTATTTACATTATTTATGGTAGCAATTATCAGGATGGGAAATCATATTCCTGTTCCTGGAATTGATACCGGTGCATTAGCTAACATAACAAAAGCGGGGACGTTATTCAGTTTTTATGATTTAATGTCAGGTGGTGCATTAAGTAATTTTAGTATTTTTGCTATGGGTGTTATACCTTATATTAACTCATCAATAATATTTCAATTACTAACAATTGCTATTCCTTCATTAGAACAGTTGTCTAAAGAAGGAGAAGAAGGAAGAAAGAAAATTCAGAATTATACAAGATATACGGCAATTGTTTTAGGAGCACTTCAGTCATTTGGTACTTATGCTTTAATAAGAAATCAAGGAGTTGCAACTAATTTAGGTAAATTTGATATATTCTTAATGGTTCTTACATTAACTACTGCATCAACATTCTTGATGTGGCTAGGGGATCAGATAACTGTAAAAGGTATAGGTAATGGTATTTCACTAATAATATTTGTTAATATAATTTCAAGATTGCCAGAAAAAATATTCAAAATAAATAGTCTGCAACAAAATCAGAGTGTTAGTATAGTTCAAGTAATTTTCTTAGTAATGCTTATAATATTATTATTTACTGGAGTTGTTATAGCTACTTTAGCTGAAAGAAGAATACCTATTCAATATGCAGCTAAAAATTCTGGTGGAAGAATGTTAAAAGGTCAATCAACACATATACCTATAAACATGAATTCATCGGCTATTATAGCTATAATTTTTGCTATGTCAGTAACTCAATTTCCAAAAACTATAGGAAGCTTTTGGCCTGAGTCTACTTTCAATAAAATCATAGTTATGGGAAAGTATAGTATATTCAATCCTGATACATGGTTATATGCAGTATTTACTGCAGTATTAATTATATTTTTTACTTGGTTTTATACTGAAGTTACTTTTAAACCAGATGAAATGGCAGAAAATATACATAAATCTGCTGGATTTGTTCCAGGGGTAAGACCTGGAGAAGCGACAGCAAGATTTATAGAAAGAGTATTAGTGAAAGTATCAATACTAGGAGGAATATTTGCTACAGTTATAGCTTTAATTCCAATGGTATTTGAATCAATTGGTGCATTTAAAGGAATATCTTTAGGAGGTACAGCTTTATTAATTGAAGTTGGAGTTGCTCTTGACTTTATGAGAGTATTAGAATCTCAATTAGTTATGAGGCATTATAAAGGATTCCTAAAATAA
- the rplO gene encoding 50S ribosomal protein L15, producing the protein MKLHELRPAMGSKKAPKRVGRGNGSGLGKTAGKGHKGQNARSGGGVRPGFEGGQMPLYRRLPKRGFTNIFAKEYVEVNVSRLNIFEDGTEVTPEVLKANGVISKVKDGVKILGNGTLERKLTIKATKFTKGAIEKIESMGGKAEVI; encoded by the coding sequence ATGAAACTTCATGAATTAAGACCTGCTATGGGTTCAAAGAAAGCTCCTAAAAGAGTTGGTAGAGGAAACGGTTCTGGATTAGGTAAAACTGCTGGAAAAGGCCATAAAGGACAAAACGCTAGATCAGGCGGTGGAGTTAGACCTGGATTTGAAGGTGGTCAAATGCCTTTATACAGAAGATTACCTAAGAGAGGATTCACTAACATATTTGCAAAAGAATATGTGGAAGTGAATGTAAGCAGATTAAACATATTTGAAGATGGAACTGAAGTTACACCAGAAGTATTAAAAGCAAATGGTGTAATCAGCAAAGTTAAAGATGGAGTTAAGATTTTAGGAAATGGTACTTTAGAAAGAAAGTTAACTATAAAGGCAACTAAATTCACTAAAGGTGCTATTGAGAAGATAGAATCTATGGGAGGAAAAGCAGAGGTGATATAA
- the rpmD gene encoding 50S ribosomal protein L30, whose translation MAKLKVTLTKSIIGRKKDHIATVNALGLKKIGKSVMHEDTPQIRGMINKVSYLLNIEEV comes from the coding sequence TTGGCTAAGCTTAAGGTGACACTAACAAAGAGTATCATAGGTAGAAAGAAAGACCATATAGCTACAGTGAATGCTCTTGGATTAAAGAAAATAGGCAAGAGTGTTATGCACGAAGATACTCCTCAAATTAGAGGTATGATAAACAAAGTAAGTTATCTTTTAAATATTGAAGAAGTATAG
- the rpsE gene encoding 30S ribosomal protein S5, with translation MRIDPSTLNLKEKVVFINRVAKVVKGGRNFRFSALVVVGDENGHVGVGMGKAVEIPEAIRKGIEDAKKHLVEVAMVDTTVPHIIEGEYGRGRVLIMPATEGTGVIAGGPVRAVLELAGLKDVRAKSLGSNNPKNMVGATINGLSRLRTAEQIAKLRGKTVEEILG, from the coding sequence ATGAGAATAGATCCTAGCACGCTTAATCTCAAAGAGAAAGTTGTATTTATAAACAGAGTAGCTAAGGTTGTTAAAGGTGGTAGAAACTTTAGATTTAGTGCTCTTGTTGTTGTAGGAGATGAGAACGGACACGTTGGCGTAGGAATGGGTAAAGCCGTTGAAATACCTGAAGCTATAAGAAAAGGTATTGAAGATGCTAAAAAACATTTAGTAGAAGTAGCAATGGTTGACACTACTGTTCCACACATAATCGAAGGTGAATATGGTAGAGGAAGAGTATTAATAATGCCAGCTACTGAAGGTACTGGAGTTATTGCTGGTGGTCCTGTTAGAGCCGTATTAGAATTAGCAGGATTAAAGGATGTTAGAGCTAAATCATTAGGTTCTAATAATCCTAAAAACATGGTCGGTGCAACAATTAATGGATTATCAAGATTAAGAACTGCTGAACAGATTGCTAAATTAAGAGGCAAGACTGTAGAAGAGATTTTAGGTTAG
- the rplR gene encoding 50S ribosomal protein L18, which yields MFKKENRQRARVKRHLRVRNKISGTAQRPRLAVFRSEKNIYAQIIDDVERVTIVSASSLDKDFADKIGSNKEAAKAVGTMVAKKAIEKGIEEVVFDRGGYVYHGRVKELAEAAREAGLKF from the coding sequence ATGTTTAAGAAAGAAAATAGACAAAGAGCTAGAGTTAAACGTCATTTAAGAGTACGTAACAAAATTTCTGGTACAGCTCAAAGACCAAGATTAGCTGTTTTCAGAAGTGAAAAGAACATATATGCTCAAATTATTGATGACGTTGAAAGAGTAACTATAGTTTCAGCATCAAGTCTAGACAAAGATTTCGCTGATAAAATCGGAAGCAATAAAGAAGCTGCTAAAGCAGTTGGAACTATGGTTGCTAAAAAAGCCATAGAAAAAGGCATAGAAGAAGTTGTTTTTGACAGAGGCGGATATGTATATCATGGAAGAGTAAAAGAACTTGCAGAAGCAGCTAGAGAAGCAGGTTTGAAATTCTAG
- the rplF gene encoding 50S ribosomal protein L6 has protein sequence MSRVGRLPIEIPNGVNVTVTPENVVTVKGPKGELTKAMHEDINIAIEDNNIVVTRPSENAQHRALHGLTRALINNMVVGVTEGYQKTLELVGVGYRAQLKGKDLVLNLGYSHPVEIKAVQGVEYAVPEATKVVVSGIDKELVGSVAANIRVWRKPEPYKGKGIRYAGEVIRRKEGKTGK, from the coding sequence ATGTCAAGAGTAGGAAGACTTCCAATAGAAATACCTAATGGAGTAAATGTTACAGTAACACCAGAGAACGTTGTTACTGTAAAAGGACCAAAAGGAGAATTAACTAAGGCTATGCACGAAGATATCAACATAGCTATAGAAGATAATAATATAGTTGTTACAAGACCAAGTGAAAATGCTCAACATAGAGCATTACACGGATTAACTAGAGCGTTAATCAATAATATGGTTGTTGGTGTAACAGAAGGATATCAAAAGACACTAGAATTAGTTGGTGTTGGATATAGAGCACAATTAAAAGGAAAAGATTTAGTATTAAATCTTGGATATTCACATCCAGTTGAAATAAAAGCTGTTCAAGGCGTAGAATACGCAGTTCCAGAAGCAACTAAAGTTGTTGTTAGCGGAATTGATAAAGAATTAGTTGGTTCAGTTGCAGCTAATATTAGAGTATGGAGAAAACCTGAACCTTACAAAGGAAAAGGAATTAGATACGCTGGAGAAGTTATAAGACGTAAAGAAGGAAAAACTGGTAAATAA
- the rpsH gene encoding 30S ribosomal protein S8, with translation MVMTDPIADMLTRIRNANIVRHEVVEVPSSNVKKSIANILVQEGYVKDIEEYADGAVPMLRLSLRYNGKERVITGLKRISKPGLRVYCKKDNTPKVLNGLGVAIISTSKGIITDREARKLGLGGEVICYVW, from the coding sequence ATGGTTATGACAGATCCTATTGCAGATATGCTAACTCGTATAAGAAATGCAAACATAGTTAGACATGAAGTTGTTGAAGTACCGTCTTCAAATGTAAAAAAATCTATAGCTAATATACTAGTTCAAGAAGGCTATGTTAAAGATATAGAAGAATATGCAGATGGAGCAGTTCCAATGCTTAGATTGTCTTTAAGATATAATGGAAAAGAAAGAGTAATAACTGGGCTTAAGAGAATATCTAAACCAGGTTTAAGAGTTTACTGTAAGAAAGATAATACTCCAAAAGTATTAAACGGACTAGGAGTTGCTATTATATCAACTTCTAAGGGAATAATTACAGATAGAGAAGCAAGAAAATTAGGTTTAGGTGGAGAAGTTATTTGTTACGTTTGGTAA
- a CDS encoding type Z 30S ribosomal protein S14 — protein MARKAMIEKWKKTPKYSTRAYTRCRICGRPHSVLKKYGICRICFRELAYRGQIPGCKKASW, from the coding sequence ATGGCACGTAAGGCGATGATAGAAAAATGGAAAAAGACTCCTAAGTATTCTACTAGAGCTTATACAAGATGTAGAATATGCGGAAGACCTCATTCTGTTTTAAAGAAATATGGAATATGCCGTATTTGCTTTAGAGAATTAGCATACAGAGGACAAATCCCTGGATGTAAAAAAGCTAGTTGGTAA